The uncultured Carboxylicivirga sp. genomic interval CAAACAAGTATCCTTCGGCTTCTGGTTTACGTCGTGGATGGAATCAAAACTTTAGTGATTATTTAGTAGAAGACGGGTCATTCTTCCGCATTCAGAATGTGAGATTGGCTTATCATCTGAAAGGTTCCTCACTAATTGGTCCGGGAATGCCTGATGCTATCGTATTTGTAACAGCCGAACGACCATTGACCATGTTTTCATACAATGGATTTAATCCTGAAGTTCCTGATGGAATCGATCGACAGTTTTACCCAATTCCATCGGTTTATACCATTGGTTTAAATCTTAAATTCTAAAATCTACCATGATGAAAGTAAATAAGATATATAAATATTTTGCACCTTTTGTGTTAGGTGTAATACTATTAACATCATTTTACGCTTGTGAAGATAAACTGAATGAGCCATTTGAAGATGAGGCTTTTACCAGTGATGTTGATTACACTGTTGGCGATAATATGATTCTACCAGTACTAGGTGCCTACTACGGATTATACTCCCGTTCGTGGGAAGAACCATTAACTCTGGGAATTAGAGGTGATGATGTAAATGCAGCCGGAGATCAGGTTCCAATGCAGGAGCAGGATGAGTTCAAATATCAGGCAAGCCACTGGAATCCAAATTCAGTTTGGCAATTGCATTATAACGATATCATCAATGTATTTACAGCCATGGAAGAGATTGAAAAATATCGACCTGCAGCAGCTAATGATGATTTGGCTGATCAGTACATTGCTGAGTGTAAAGTTATCAGAGCATACTTGTACCTGAATATTGCACGCACTTTCGGAGGTTGCATTGTAATTGATGAGTTAAGTAATATTCAGTCAACACCTGTTAGTAGTTTGAATGAAGTGATGCAATATATTGTTGATCAAATGGATGAAGCAATACCTGATTTACCTCGAATTCATCCTAACAAGCGTAGTGATATAAAAGGTGGAATGACTGCCTATACAGCTTACGCACTTAAAGCTTTGGCTTTGCAAGAGATGAAGGATTATCAGGGAGTGGTTGATGCAACTTCTGAGATTATTAATTCGGGTGAATACGAATTATCGGATGATTATTACCATCTGTTTAAATTAGCTGGTAAGCTTGATGATGAAAATATACTTGAGTTTCAATATTCTGATTTTAATCAAGGTGAAGGAGATCGTTTTTCATTTTTATTTGCTCCATTTGGTATGAGTGGATGGACGCCTGCTGTAACAGGTGCCGGTGGTGGATGGGGTTTTTATGAACCAACCTTGAAATTCATCGAGTTTATGCTTGATAGAGGCGAAACCGTTCGACTTGAAACCAGTGTTGTTTTTACTCCTGCAGGGATGTCTGAAGTAGCAGCAGATTATGGTTCTATTCCTGAATGGATCACTAATACCAATCGCGAAGGAGATATTTTTAATGATAATGCTCGAATGAACTTTGCAAGCGGTAAGCATATTCAGCCATCAACAGAGTTACTTGAAGGACGCACTGAATTAGGTAGTAATAAGAATTTTATTGTGATTCGTTATGCCGAAATGCTTTTGATGTATGCCGAAGCACTAACACGTGGTGCCAATACATCATTGTCGCTAACTGCTGATGATGCTGTGAATTTAGTACGTCATAGAGCTGGTTTGGGTAATTTGTCAGGTGTGAATACAAAGGATGTGTTAGATGAGAAATTTGCCGAATTAGGAATGGAGTGGGGAATTCGTTATTACGATATGATTCGTACCGAAAGTGTTGATGAATTAACTCACGAAGGTAAAACCTTTACTATGGATAAAGCTTATTTACCATTCCCTGCTGATCAGGTTGCAGAATTACCACAATTGGGAGACGGAATCTAAAAAATGACTAACATGAAGACATATAGCAAATTATTGATTCTTGCATTAATCCTTTTGTTTGTTAATGCTTGTAAAGATGGTTTTATTGATGATATATCAAAGGTGGATCCCGGTTCAGATGAATCGGCTCCGGAAGTAACTGTAAATTTTCCACCTGAAGGATACGAACTACAGACCAATGAAGCAACTGCTGCCATTACCATTGATTTTGAAGTGAAAGATGATATTGAAATACAGTCGGTTGTTTTAAAAATAAACGGAACTGAGATCAATACTTATTCAGAGTTTAAAGATTATCGTGTTTTTACCGAAGAATTTGAATATGATAATGTAACAACCGGAAGTCATGTGCTTTCTGTTGAAGCAACCGATTTAGAAGGACAAAAAACAACTGTTGATGTCAATTTTGCAAAAGCTCCTCCATATGTATCAGAATATGATGGAGAGGTTTTCTACATGCCTTTTAATAATGAGTTTCGCGAAATGAATTCTCTTGAATTGGCAACATCTAAAGGATTACCAGATTTTACTGATGGAATTCAGGGAGGTACGGCATATCAGGGAGCTGCTGATTCTTATTTAACATTCCCAGCTTCGGTACTTAATGGAGCAACAGAGATGAGTGCCAGTTTTTGGTTGAAGATTGATAATAGCATGGATCGGGCAGGAATTTTATCAGTAACACCTCCATCGGATGATAGTAACGACAGAACCAAAGGGTTCCGCTTTTTCCGTGAGGCCAGTGGTGATATGCAACGTTTCAAATTAAATGCAGGTACTGGTTCAACCGATTTATGGTTTGATGGAGGAGATGCTGCAGATGTAACCCCTAACACCGGAGAATGGACTCACTTAGCATTCACTTTGTCTGGTACCGAAGGAGTGGTTTATGTCAATGGTCAAGTAGTAAGTCAAGGCTCGTTTGATGGAATTGACTGGACCGATTGTGATGTAATCTCAATCATGTCGGGTGCACCTAATTGGACTGGATGGAATCATCTTTCTGATGGTAGTGCTATGGATGAATTACGCTTATTTAATAAGGCTCTTTCTCAGGACGAAATCCAAACTATAATGTTGAAGGAACAAGCTACATTTTATATGGATTTTGATGGTGATTATAAAGATGTGTTAACCGGGGCTGAAGGTACTGTAATTGGAGCACCTTCTTTCGATTATGGTAATGGTGTATATGGAGATGCATATGTAGGGGCCGCAAATTCGTATCTCACATTCTCAACTGCAGATATTGATGTACAAGCTTCGGAATTCAGTGCCAGTTTTTGGTTGAATATTAATGCAAGCGCCGACAGAGCAGGTATACTAACTATGGGACCAGAAGATGCAGCTAATCCGGATGCTCAGAATGACAGAACAAGTGGATTCCGCTTCTTCCGGGAAGCGAGTGGCGATATGCAACGTTTTAAACTAAATGCAGGTAACGGTACTGCCGATTCGTGGTTCGACGGAGGTACAGCAGCGGATGTAGACCCAACAACAGGAAATTGGGTTCATATGGCTTTTGCAATAAGTGAAACAGAAGCTCGTGTTTATATTGATGGAGTTGAAGTTAGTCAGGGTGCCTTCGATGGTATTGATTGGACTGGTTGTGATCTTTTATCAATCATGTCAGGTGCTCCTCGCTTTAGCGGATGGAATCATCTATCTGATGAAAGTATGATGGATGAATTACGCTTGTATAACAAAGCTTTGTCAGCCGAAGAGGTAGCGTTGTTACGCGCCGATGGTTTATAATAAATATTGATGAACACCAATAATGCCCTGTTATCTATGGGTAATGGGGCATTGTAAAATCGTATTCTCTTAAAATACTTCCCAATAAAAAGTTATTCATGAGATATCTGCTACTATTATTGTTATCCTTTGTGTGGTTCTCTTGTAAAGATGCATCAGATCCAGATACCCCTAAAGAGAATTTGGACATAAGCTATGTCTACATTGGCGATAGCGAAATAACGCTTACTGGTACAAATGTAAACGTGCCATTTGATGAAGACATAGAAATACGTTTCGACAAATCGATTAACACCTCTTCTGCCGAAGAAAGCATCTTATTATTGGATGAAAACAATCAGGAGATTGGTTTAACCTTTAGCTATTTTAATTCCAATCAACTGGCCAAAATAAGTCATAACAAATTGGATCAAAACAGTTCGTATCATTTAATAATTAGTGATGGAATAAAGGGAGCCAGTGATGAGTCTTTTGAAGGAGTTGAATATACATTTACAACACTAACCAGCCCGTTGACACTAGAAAACATCATTATTGATGGAGTTGAAGTAAATCCGTCTAACCGATTAATGGATGTACACCGAAATACAACCATCGTGTTTCAATTCGATACACCTGTTGATGTAGATGATATTAGCGATTATTCAACATTTTCATCAAGTGGGGGCGGCATAGATTATACATTAACACAAACCACTGCGAATATCATTTCTTTTGAGGTTAACAATGAACTAGATGGATATAAGAAATACAATTTTTCAATTTTATCATCCATAGAAAACAGGATTGGACAACCATTTGACGGACTAAGCCTCGACTTTTATACAGAAGTGGATCCCACTCCTAAATTTCCCGAAATAAGTGATGAAGCACTTTTGACTTTAGTTCAGGAACAAACATTTAAGTATTTCTGGGATTTTGCTCATCCAACCTCAGGTTTAATGCGTGAAAGGAATACCTCTGCCAATTTGGTCACCATTGGAGGTTCTGGTTTTGGAGTGATGGCAATTTTAGTTGGAATTGAACGAGGTTTCATAACACGAAAACAAGGAGTTGAGCGATTGGAGAAGATCGTTAATTTCCTTGCAGCAGCCGATCGTTGGCATGGAGTATGGCCTCATTGGATGGATGGTGATACCGGTGAAACCCTTCCTTTTAGCTCTGATGATGATGGAGGTGACATTGTTGAAACGGCTTTTATGATTCAAGGCTTGTTAGCTGTTAAACAATATCTGGATAGTAGCAATTCTGCCGAGAAGGCAATAATTGATACCATTATATCTTTATGGGAGGAGGTTGAGTGGGATTGGTATACGCAAGGAGATAATTCAATTACCTGGCATTGGTCGCCAAATTATGCTTTTGATAAAAACATGAAAATCAGAGGGTGGAATGAAGCGTTAATTGTCTATGTATTGGCAGCATCATCTCCAACTCATTCTATTACAAAACAAGTTTACGACGAAGGATGGGCAAGAAGTGGAAACATCATAAATGGCGATACTTTTTATGATATTACTCTTCCTCTTGGAAACCAGGAATATTGTGGACCACTGTTCTTTGCTCATTATTCATTTTTAGGGCTCGATCCTAGGAATCTTTCCGATCAATATGCCAATTATTGGGAACAAAACAAGGCACATGCGTTAATTAATCAGAGTTATTGTATTGATAATCCGAGACGTTATGTTGGGTATAACTCGAATTGTTGGGGCTTAACGGCTAGTGATAATCAGGATGGTTATTCTGCACATTCGCCCACAAACGATTTGGGTGTAATAACTCCAACTGCCGCTTTGTCTTCTTTTCCATATACACCAACAGAATCGATGGCTGCCTTAAAGCATTTCTATTACACATTGGGTGATAAATTATGGGGTGAATATGGTTTTTACGATGCTTTCAATATTACTGAACAATGGACAGCCGATTCATACTTGGCAATTGATCAGGGGCCTATAATTGTGATGATAGAAAATTACAGAACTGCTTTGCTATGGGATTTATTTATGAAGGACACAGATGTGCAAGCGGGTTTAAATAAGCTGGGTTTTAGTCATTAAAAGTGATTAGCTGAAATCGACAAAAAATAATTAAGATGAAAAATAGAGGTTACGTTAAGATTTTAAATATAACCTTATATCTGATACTCATTTTTGCTTTTGCAAAGTGTGGAATGCCTAAAAAACAATCGGATTTGGGGAGTAATAGCAAGCAATGGACAGATGATGTCTTGCTTGATACAGTGCAATACCAAACCTTTCAGTATTTCTGGCATGGGGCTGAGCCTCATTCTGGGATGGCCCGCGAACGAATACACATGGATGATATATATCCACAAAATGATCAAAACATAGTCACTTTAGGCGGTTCTGGTTTTGGTGTAATGGCTATATTAGTAGGTGTTGAAAGAGGTTTTATCACCCGAAAGGAAGCTCTAAGTCGATATCAACAAATTGTGGCATTTTTAAAAGATGCAGATCGGTTTCATGGAGCCTGGCCACATTGGTTAGACGGAAAAACAGGTAGGGTCTCGCCTTTTGGTACAAAGGACGATGGTGGAGATTTGGTTGAAACAGCCTTCATGATTGAGGGATTACTAACTGTGGCTGAATATTTCAAAGAGGGAAATGAGGCTGAACAAAAACTGGTTGCCGATATTAATCAACTTTGGAATGATGTTGAATGGAATTGGTACACAAAAGGAGGAGAGAATGTGCTCTATTGGCATTGGTCGCCTAATTATGGCTGGGAAATGAATTTTCCGGTAGGTGGTTATAACGAGTGCCTGATTATGTATGTTTTGGCAGCATCGTCACCAACACATCCTATCCATCCGGAAGTTTACCATAAGGGATGGACGGTGAATGGAGCCATTACCAATGACACTGTATATTATGGATTACCTACAGTATTAAATTATTACGAACATAGCGATGATCCAATCGGTCCATTGTTTTGGGCTCATTATTCGTATTTGGGACTAAATCCTTACGGATTAAAAGATAAATATGCCGATTATTGGACATTGGTGTCTAATCATGCAAAAATTCATTATAAATATTGTGTTGATAATCCTAAAGGATTTAAAGGCTATGGGCCGGATCAATGGGGCTTAACATCAAGCTACTCGATCAATGGCTATGCTGGTCATCACCCTGGCAAATCTGATTTGGGTGTTATTTCACCAACAGCCGCTTTAAGTTCTTTCCCTTATACACCAATGGAATCCATGCAGTTTTTGCGTTATCTCTATATGGAGGCCGACTCCTTAGTTGGACCTTACGGACCTTACGATGCTTACAGTCAATCATCAGATTGGTATTTACCTCGTTATTTAGCTATTGATCAAGGTCCAATTCCGGTTATGATTGAGAATTATCGGAGTGGTTTGCTATGGAAACTTTTTATGAGAAATGAGGATGTTCAACAGGGATTAAATCAACTTGGTTTTACAATTGATTCAAGTAATTAAACTAATTGTCATGAAATATAATCTGATTTGGATAGTATCAGTAATAAGTATGCTTTCGTCTTGCTCAACGGACAAACAGCAATCGACTAAATGGAAAAGTTATAGTGGTGATGCTGTTATTGAGCACAAAGTAGATTCGGTTCTTAGCTTGATGACTCTTGATGAGAAGATAGGGCAAATGAATCAATATTCAGGAAATTTTGCCGCCACTGGTGAAGTGAGTGATAATAAATCGGGCGAGTATCTCAAAAAAGGGATGATTGGAAGTACATTTAATGTATTTGGTGCCGATCACTTGCGTATGTTACAGGAGCAAAATCTAAAGCATTCGAGACTTAAAATTCCTATGTTATTTGCTGCTGATGTTATTCATGGATTAGAAACCACTTTCCCTATTCCATTGGCAGAAGCTTGCTCCTGGAATATGGATTTAATGGAAAAAACCGCAAGAGTTGCAGCCGAAGAAGCAACAGCAATGGGCGTATCCTGGAATTTTGCCCCAATGGTTGATATAGCGCGCGATCCTCGCTGGGGGCGAGTTATGGAAGGGGCAGGAGAAGATGTTTATTACGGAAGCATGGTTGCTAAGGCAAGAGTGCGCGGTTTTCAGGGAATAAGTAATTATAAGGATTTGGCAAAAAACAATACCATGATGGCTTGTGCTAAGCATTTTGTGGCTTACGGTGCAACTCAGGCGGGTCGCGATTATAATACGGTTGATATATCAGACAGAACCCTTCACGAAACTTATTTCCCCCCGTTTAAAGCTACTGTTGATGAGGGTGTCGCTTCTTTTATGACTGCCTTTAATGATTTAAACGGTGTGCCTTGCACTGCCAATAAATACATCTTTACTGATATATTAAGGGATTCATGGGGATTTGGAGGAATGGTTGTTACTGATTATACAGCCATTATGGAATTAATGGATCATGGAATTGCCAAAGACCTAAAAGAAGGTGCTAAGTTAAGTCTTGATGCCGGTATTGATATGGATATGATTAGTGAGGCTTTTGTAACTCATCTTAAAGATTTAGTCAATGAAGGAGCAGTAAGTGAACAACAAATTGATGTAGCTGTATCGCGTATATTGGAGATGAAGTTTTTATTGGGATTGTTCGATGATCCCTATCGATATTTCGATACCCAAAGACAAAACGAAGTATTGAATAATCCTGAGCATCAGAAATTAGCTTTAAACGCTGCACAACAATCCATTGTATTGCTTAAAAATAGGAACAATATCTTGCCGCTACTAAAGTCAGGAGGCAAAAAAGTTGCCGTTATAGGACCTTTCGTTGATGAACGTGAAAGCTTAAATGGCGAATGGGCTATTAAAGGTGATCGTTCTAAATCTATTACTTTGCGTGAAGGCTTAGATAGAAAATATTCAAATACTAACATAAAACTTAGCTATGCAAAGGGCACAACACTACCATTGATTGACAGAGCTACCGCACATGTTTCAACAGTTAATATACCGGATAAAAAAGGCTTTGGCGAAGCTTTAAAAATAGCATCGCAAAGTGATGTTATAATAGCGGCTATGGGTGAGAATTACCATTGGTCCGGAGAAGCAGCTAGTAGAACAGACATAACCTTACCTGGCAATCAACGAGAATTATTAAAAGAATTAACGAAAACCGGTAAACCAATCATTCTGGTTTTATTTAATGGTCGTCCTTTGGACTTATCGTGGGAAGATGCAAATGTAGATGCTATTGTAGAGGCATGGTATCCGGGTTTGATGGCAGGCAATGCTGTGGCTAATGTTATTTCTGGGGATTATAATCCTTCAGCAAAAATCGTGATGACATTTCCACGTAATGTTGGACAGGTACCTATTTTTTACAATAGCAAACGCACAGGACGTCCTTTTAATCCTCAGAGACCTTCTGATTATCGATCATCGTATATTGATGTTGAAAATACTCCTTTGTACCCATTCGGATATGGCTTAAGTTATTCCAGCTTTGAATATTCAACACCAATAATTAGTTCACCTATTCTGAAAAAAGGAGGTAGTATTACAGCCTCGGTTGAAGTAAGTAATACAGGAGAATATGATGGAAAAGAAGTGGTTCAGCTCTATATTCATGATAAGGCAGCTTCGGTTACTCGTCCTGTTAAAGAGCTGAAAGGATTTACAAAAATACATTTAAAGAAAGGTGAAACGCAAAAGATTGAGTTTACAATAGACGAAGAATTGCTTAGCTTTTACAATAAAGACATGAGTTGGGGGAGTGAAGCAGGAGAATTTGATGTTTGGATTGCTTCCAATTCTTCTGATGAATCCAATCATATGACATTTACTTTAAAAGAATAGTTGATAGTATGAAGATATTACGATCAATTTCAGTTGTACTACTGTTGTTAGTTAATATTAATACTCAAGCGCAAGAAATTGTTCACCAAACCTATTGTAATCCTTTGGACATAGATTATACCTATATGGTTTATAATTCGAGCAGGAATATTTCCTATCGTTCAGGGGCAGATCCGGCTGTTGTAGAGTTTAGAGGTGAGTATTATATGTTTGTTACCCGATCGTTTGGATATTGGCATTCAACAGATTTAGTTCATTGGAATTTTATAAAGCCTGTTCAATGGTATTTTGAGGGGTGTAATGCTCCATCCGCATTTAATTACAAAGATTCGCTTTTGTACTTTGCAGGTGATCCTGCCGGTTATGGAAGTATAATTTATACCGATAATCCCAAAGAGGGTAAATGGACTCCAGTGGCTTCTATTTCAGATAATATTCAGGATTCGGAGTTATTTATTGATGACGATGGTAGTACATATTTATACTGGGGATCATCCAATGTGTATCCAATCAAGGTTAAAGAATTAAATAAGGATGATCGCATGCTGGAAACCGGAGTAAAACTAGATTTGATTAATCTGGATGAAGAAAAGCATGGATGGGAGCGTTTCGGTGAGAATAACTTTCATCCAACCATTAAAGAAGGATATATGGAAGGTGCATCCATGACCAAATACAACGGTAAATACTATTTACAATATGCAGCTCCTGGAACTCAGTTCAATGTTTATGCCGATGGCGTTTACATTAGCGACTCACCAACAGGACCATTTACTTATATGAAGAGTAATCCTATGAGTTTTAAACCAGGAGGTTTTACCAATGGAGCAGGACATGGTATAACAGTAAAACAAACAAACGGGCAATACTGGCATTTTGCAACGATGGCACTGGCATCAAATTCTCATTGGGAGCGCAGACTTTGTATGTTTCCGGTTAATTTTGATGATGAGGGTTTAATGCATTCCAATACTTATTTTGGTGATTATCCTCGATATGCTGCCAATCATCCTACAAAAGCAGGTCAGCATTGCGGTTGGATGTTGTTATCATTTAAGGGAAAAACAACCGTTTCGTCTTCTCTGAAGCAGGTTAAAAAGAGCACATCAACCGATAACGATTACGATATTGTTGAAATGCCGCTTATGAGAAACCAGAAGGATGAGATTGTTTCGGATTTACTAACTGACGAAAGTCCTAAATCGTTTTGGGTCGCTAAGGCAAATGATGATAAACAATGGGTGAAGATTGAGATGCTTAAACCCGGGAAGGTCTATGCTATTCAATTAAATTTTCATGATTATGAATCGGGAATTTATACAAGAACAGAAGGGTTAAGACATCAATTTACCATCGAAGCATCAACCGATGGTAGGAATTGGCAGACTATTATTGATAGAAGCAATAGCTACAAAGATTCACCTAATGCTTATCTTGTTCTTAATTCGCCAATTGAAGCCAAGTACATTCGTTACAATAATATAAAAGTTCCGGGTAATAATCTGGCATTATCAGAGATACGTATTTTTGGTTTGGGATACGGTAAGACGCCCTCAAAAGTCAAAGGATTTATGATTGAGCGTCAGGCCGACCGACGAGATGTTGCTCTATCATGGCAAGCTGTTAAAGGAGCACAAGGTTATAATATCAGATGGGGAATTTCACCAGATAAATTATATCAATCGTGGCTAATTTATGATTCAAATGAACATTTTATGAGATGTTTGGATCGCGATACTCCATATTATTTTTCCATAGAAGCATTCAACGAAAATGGGATATCTGAAAAATCAGCCATTATTGAAGTGCTGTAGAAGATCGATAGGCATATAGATTAATAGAAT includes:
- a CDS encoding RagB/SusD family nutrient uptake outer membrane protein; the protein is MMKVNKIYKYFAPFVLGVILLTSFYACEDKLNEPFEDEAFTSDVDYTVGDNMILPVLGAYYGLYSRSWEEPLTLGIRGDDVNAAGDQVPMQEQDEFKYQASHWNPNSVWQLHYNDIINVFTAMEEIEKYRPAAANDDLADQYIAECKVIRAYLYLNIARTFGGCIVIDELSNIQSTPVSSLNEVMQYIVDQMDEAIPDLPRIHPNKRSDIKGGMTAYTAYALKALALQEMKDYQGVVDATSEIINSGEYELSDDYYHLFKLAGKLDDENILEFQYSDFNQGEGDRFSFLFAPFGMSGWTPAVTGAGGGWGFYEPTLKFIEFMLDRGETVRLETSVVFTPAGMSEVAADYGSIPEWITNTNREGDIFNDNARMNFASGKHIQPSTELLEGRTELGSNKNFIVIRYAEMLLMYAEALTRGANTSLSLTADDAVNLVRHRAGLGNLSGVNTKDVLDEKFAELGMEWGIRYYDMIRTESVDELTHEGKTFTMDKAYLPFPADQVAELPQLGDGI
- a CDS encoding LamG domain-containing protein yields the protein MKTYSKLLILALILLFVNACKDGFIDDISKVDPGSDESAPEVTVNFPPEGYELQTNEATAAITIDFEVKDDIEIQSVVLKINGTEINTYSEFKDYRVFTEEFEYDNVTTGSHVLSVEATDLEGQKTTVDVNFAKAPPYVSEYDGEVFYMPFNNEFREMNSLELATSKGLPDFTDGIQGGTAYQGAADSYLTFPASVLNGATEMSASFWLKIDNSMDRAGILSVTPPSDDSNDRTKGFRFFREASGDMQRFKLNAGTGSTDLWFDGGDAADVTPNTGEWTHLAFTLSGTEGVVYVNGQVVSQGSFDGIDWTDCDVISIMSGAPNWTGWNHLSDGSAMDELRLFNKALSQDEIQTIMLKEQATFYMDFDGDYKDVLTGAEGTVIGAPSFDYGNGVYGDAYVGAANSYLTFSTADIDVQASEFSASFWLNINASADRAGILTMGPEDAANPDAQNDRTSGFRFFREASGDMQRFKLNAGNGTADSWFDGGTAADVDPTTGNWVHMAFAISETEARVYIDGVEVSQGAFDGIDWTGCDLLSIMSGAPRFSGWNHLSDESMMDELRLYNKALSAEEVALLRADGL
- a CDS encoding glucoamylase family protein → MRYLLLLLLSFVWFSCKDASDPDTPKENLDISYVYIGDSEITLTGTNVNVPFDEDIEIRFDKSINTSSAEESILLLDENNQEIGLTFSYFNSNQLAKISHNKLDQNSSYHLIISDGIKGASDESFEGVEYTFTTLTSPLTLENIIIDGVEVNPSNRLMDVHRNTTIVFQFDTPVDVDDISDYSTFSSSGGGIDYTLTQTTANIISFEVNNELDGYKKYNFSILSSIENRIGQPFDGLSLDFYTEVDPTPKFPEISDEALLTLVQEQTFKYFWDFAHPTSGLMRERNTSANLVTIGGSGFGVMAILVGIERGFITRKQGVERLEKIVNFLAAADRWHGVWPHWMDGDTGETLPFSSDDDGGDIVETAFMIQGLLAVKQYLDSSNSAEKAIIDTIISLWEEVEWDWYTQGDNSITWHWSPNYAFDKNMKIRGWNEALIVYVLAASSPTHSITKQVYDEGWARSGNIINGDTFYDITLPLGNQEYCGPLFFAHYSFLGLDPRNLSDQYANYWEQNKAHALINQSYCIDNPRRYVGYNSNCWGLTASDNQDGYSAHSPTNDLGVITPTAALSSFPYTPTESMAALKHFYYTLGDKLWGEYGFYDAFNITEQWTADSYLAIDQGPIIVMIENYRTALLWDLFMKDTDVQAGLNKLGFSH
- a CDS encoding glucoamylase family protein, producing the protein MKNRGYVKILNITLYLILIFAFAKCGMPKKQSDLGSNSKQWTDDVLLDTVQYQTFQYFWHGAEPHSGMARERIHMDDIYPQNDQNIVTLGGSGFGVMAILVGVERGFITRKEALSRYQQIVAFLKDADRFHGAWPHWLDGKTGRVSPFGTKDDGGDLVETAFMIEGLLTVAEYFKEGNEAEQKLVADINQLWNDVEWNWYTKGGENVLYWHWSPNYGWEMNFPVGGYNECLIMYVLAASSPTHPIHPEVYHKGWTVNGAITNDTVYYGLPTVLNYYEHSDDPIGPLFWAHYSYLGLNPYGLKDKYADYWTLVSNHAKIHYKYCVDNPKGFKGYGPDQWGLTSSYSINGYAGHHPGKSDLGVISPTAALSSFPYTPMESMQFLRYLYMEADSLVGPYGPYDAYSQSSDWYLPRYLAIDQGPIPVMIENYRSGLLWKLFMRNEDVQQGLNQLGFTIDSSN
- the bglX gene encoding beta-glucosidase BglX, producing the protein MKYNLIWIVSVISMLSSCSTDKQQSTKWKSYSGDAVIEHKVDSVLSLMTLDEKIGQMNQYSGNFAATGEVSDNKSGEYLKKGMIGSTFNVFGADHLRMLQEQNLKHSRLKIPMLFAADVIHGLETTFPIPLAEACSWNMDLMEKTARVAAEEATAMGVSWNFAPMVDIARDPRWGRVMEGAGEDVYYGSMVAKARVRGFQGISNYKDLAKNNTMMACAKHFVAYGATQAGRDYNTVDISDRTLHETYFPPFKATVDEGVASFMTAFNDLNGVPCTANKYIFTDILRDSWGFGGMVVTDYTAIMELMDHGIAKDLKEGAKLSLDAGIDMDMISEAFVTHLKDLVNEGAVSEQQIDVAVSRILEMKFLLGLFDDPYRYFDTQRQNEVLNNPEHQKLALNAAQQSIVLLKNRNNILPLLKSGGKKVAVIGPFVDERESLNGEWAIKGDRSKSITLREGLDRKYSNTNIKLSYAKGTTLPLIDRATAHVSTVNIPDKKGFGEALKIASQSDVIIAAMGENYHWSGEAASRTDITLPGNQRELLKELTKTGKPIILVLFNGRPLDLSWEDANVDAIVEAWYPGLMAGNAVANVISGDYNPSAKIVMTFPRNVGQVPIFYNSKRTGRPFNPQRPSDYRSSYIDVENTPLYPFGYGLSYSSFEYSTPIISSPILKKGGSITASVEVSNTGEYDGKEVVQLYIHDKAASVTRPVKELKGFTKIHLKKGETQKIEFTIDEELLSFYNKDMSWGSEAGEFDVWIASNSSDESNHMTFTLKE
- a CDS encoding family 43 glycosylhydrolase; translated protein: MKILRSISVVLLLLVNINTQAQEIVHQTYCNPLDIDYTYMVYNSSRNISYRSGADPAVVEFRGEYYMFVTRSFGYWHSTDLVHWNFIKPVQWYFEGCNAPSAFNYKDSLLYFAGDPAGYGSIIYTDNPKEGKWTPVASISDNIQDSELFIDDDGSTYLYWGSSNVYPIKVKELNKDDRMLETGVKLDLINLDEEKHGWERFGENNFHPTIKEGYMEGASMTKYNGKYYLQYAAPGTQFNVYADGVYISDSPTGPFTYMKSNPMSFKPGGFTNGAGHGITVKQTNGQYWHFATMALASNSHWERRLCMFPVNFDDEGLMHSNTYFGDYPRYAANHPTKAGQHCGWMLLSFKGKTTVSSSLKQVKKSTSTDNDYDIVEMPLMRNQKDEIVSDLLTDESPKSFWVAKANDDKQWVKIEMLKPGKVYAIQLNFHDYESGIYTRTEGLRHQFTIEASTDGRNWQTIIDRSNSYKDSPNAYLVLNSPIEAKYIRYNNIKVPGNNLALSEIRIFGLGYGKTPSKVKGFMIERQADRRDVALSWQAVKGAQGYNIRWGISPDKLYQSWLIYDSNEHFMRCLDRDTPYYFSIEAFNENGISEKSAIIEVL